A window from Peromyscus eremicus chromosome 1, PerEre_H2_v1, whole genome shotgun sequence encodes these proteins:
- the LOC131922975 gene encoding sialic acid-binding Ig-like lectin 10 isoform X2: protein MLWGLLTLPLLYLGLLAPVLVDIKTTVEEDSLCSPVPCVFEFSKASPRNPMTVGYRLNENISFHVDTSQPGFPTGDFSMKEVEDCILLSRDMLRRENTTYVLYVDLEDQKGTVLREDVGLSISDLTQKPELHIPEYSVARESITLTCIIQDTCQEPKALFLSWKGPAMSSNLRVSINPSSELPIAPKPEDQDTTLRCYLNLSLDSLSSRKAVKLQLVSPARLLNYSCLLKRTLACSCSFHGIPTPFVQWWIGGTPVRVNSIDSILHMTSTTLEPWTNSTIHLMWEPEIIRRLRCEGKNQYGVHASRIFLIPDKSSIAGVFLRGLIQGIVYGTIASSLFFFFLVVLITRKTEAEGS from the exons ATGCTGTGGGGGCTCTTGACCCTGCCTCTGTTGTATTTGG GGTTACTTGCTCCAGTTTTGGTTGATATCAAGACAACAGTGGAGGAAGACAGTCTATGCAGTCCAGTCCCTTGTGTGTTTGAGTTTTCCAAGGCCTCTCCCAGGAATCCCATGACTGTGGGCTACAGGCTTAATGAAAACATCAGCTTCCATGTAGATACCAGCCAGCCCGGATTCCCCACAGGTGATTTCTCCATGAAAGAGGTGGAAGACTGCATCCTGCTGAGCCGTGACATGCTCAGAAGGGAGAACACGACCTACGTGCTCTATGTAGATCTAGAAGATCAGAAAGGCACTGTCCTGAGAGAGGACGTCGGACTCTCCATATCAG ACCTGACCCAAAAGCCAGAGCTTCACATCCCAGAATACAGTGTGGCTAGAGAGTCTATAACTTTGACCTGTATCATCCAAGACACCTGCCAAGAGCCCAAAGCCCTTTTTCTGTCCTGGAAGGGGCCTGCCATGTCTTCCAACCTGCGTGTCTCCATCAATCCCTCTTCAGAGCTGCCCATTGCCCCGAAGCCTGAGGACCAGGACACCACCCTCAGATGCTACTTAAATCTATCCCTAGATAGCCTGAGCAGCAGGAAAGCGGTCAAGCTGCAACTGGTCT CACCTGCTAGGTTGCTCAACTACTCCTGTTTGCTGAAGAGGACACTAGCATGTAGTTGCTCCTTCCATGGGATCCCCACACCTTTTGTACAGTGGTGGATTGGAGGAACCCCTGTGAGGGTGAATAGCATAGATTCCATCCTGCACATGACCTCCACCACACTGGAACCCTGGACCAACAGCACCATCCACCTCATGTGGGAACCAGAAATCATTAGGAGACTTCGTTGTGAGGGGAAGAACCAATATGGAGTCCATGCTTCCAGAATCTTCCTGATACCAG ATAAAAGCTCCATTGCCGGTGTCTTCCTGAGAGGGCTAATCCAGGGCATTGTGTATGGGACCATAGcatcttctttattcttcttcttccttgttGTACTAAT cactcggaagacagaggcggaaggatcatga
- the LOC131922975 gene encoding sialic acid-binding Ig-like lectin 10 isoform X1, with translation MLWGLLTLPLLYLGLLAPVLVDIKTTVEEDSLCSPVPCVFEFSKASPRNPMTVGYRLNENISFHVDTSQPGFPTGDFSMKEVEDCILLSRDMLRRENTTYVLYVDLEDQKGTVLREDVGLSISDLTQKPELHIPEYSVARESITLTCIIQDTCQEPKALFLSWKGPAMSSNLRVSINPSSELPIAPKPEDQDTTLRCYLNLSLDSLSSRKAVKLQLVSPARLLNYSCLLKRTLACSCSFHGIPTPFVQWWIGGTPVRVNSIDSILHMTSTTLEPWTNSTIHLMWEPEIIRRLRCEGKNQYGVHASRIFLIPDKSSIAGVFLRGLIQGIVYGTIASSLFFFFLVVLIMKMLNWWGEIQACKNREVPTLKKPVSGGAKTVEI, from the exons ATGCTGTGGGGGCTCTTGACCCTGCCTCTGTTGTATTTGG GGTTACTTGCTCCAGTTTTGGTTGATATCAAGACAACAGTGGAGGAAGACAGTCTATGCAGTCCAGTCCCTTGTGTGTTTGAGTTTTCCAAGGCCTCTCCCAGGAATCCCATGACTGTGGGCTACAGGCTTAATGAAAACATCAGCTTCCATGTAGATACCAGCCAGCCCGGATTCCCCACAGGTGATTTCTCCATGAAAGAGGTGGAAGACTGCATCCTGCTGAGCCGTGACATGCTCAGAAGGGAGAACACGACCTACGTGCTCTATGTAGATCTAGAAGATCAGAAAGGCACTGTCCTGAGAGAGGACGTCGGACTCTCCATATCAG ACCTGACCCAAAAGCCAGAGCTTCACATCCCAGAATACAGTGTGGCTAGAGAGTCTATAACTTTGACCTGTATCATCCAAGACACCTGCCAAGAGCCCAAAGCCCTTTTTCTGTCCTGGAAGGGGCCTGCCATGTCTTCCAACCTGCGTGTCTCCATCAATCCCTCTTCAGAGCTGCCCATTGCCCCGAAGCCTGAGGACCAGGACACCACCCTCAGATGCTACTTAAATCTATCCCTAGATAGCCTGAGCAGCAGGAAAGCGGTCAAGCTGCAACTGGTCT CACCTGCTAGGTTGCTCAACTACTCCTGTTTGCTGAAGAGGACACTAGCATGTAGTTGCTCCTTCCATGGGATCCCCACACCTTTTGTACAGTGGTGGATTGGAGGAACCCCTGTGAGGGTGAATAGCATAGATTCCATCCTGCACATGACCTCCACCACACTGGAACCCTGGACCAACAGCACCATCCACCTCATGTGGGAACCAGAAATCATTAGGAGACTTCGTTGTGAGGGGAAGAACCAATATGGAGTCCATGCTTCCAGAATCTTCCTGATACCAG ATAAAAGCTCCATTGCCGGTGTCTTCCTGAGAGGGCTAATCCAGGGCATTGTGTATGGGACCATAGcatcttctttattcttcttcttccttgttGTACTAAT AATGAAGATGCTTAACTGGTGGGGGGAAATTCAAGCTTGCAAGAACAGAGAGGTCCCAACCCTCAAGAAACCAGTTTCAGGAGGAGCCAAAACAGTTGAAATCTGA
- the LOC131922975 gene encoding sialic acid-binding Ig-like lectin 11 isoform X3 produces MTVGYRLNENISFHVDTSQPGFPTGDFSMKEVEDCILLSRDMLRRENTTYVLYVDLEDQKGTVLREDVGLSISDLTQKPELHIPEYSVARESITLTCIIQDTCQEPKALFLSWKGPAMSSNLRVSINPSSELPIAPKPEDQDTTLRCYLNLSLDSLSSRKAVKLQLVSPARLLNYSCLLKRTLACSCSFHGIPTPFVQWWIGGTPVRVNSIDSILHMTSTTLEPWTNSTIHLMWEPEIIRRLRCEGKNQYGVHASRIFLIPDKSSIAGVFLRGLIQGIVYGTIASSLFFFFLVVLIMKMLNWWGEIQACKNREVPTLKKPVSGGAKTVEI; encoded by the exons ATGACTGTGGGCTACAGGCTTAATGAAAACATCAGCTTCCATGTAGATACCAGCCAGCCCGGATTCCCCACAGGTGATTTCTCCATGAAAGAGGTGGAAGACTGCATCCTGCTGAGCCGTGACATGCTCAGAAGGGAGAACACGACCTACGTGCTCTATGTAGATCTAGAAGATCAGAAAGGCACTGTCCTGAGAGAGGACGTCGGACTCTCCATATCAG ACCTGACCCAAAAGCCAGAGCTTCACATCCCAGAATACAGTGTGGCTAGAGAGTCTATAACTTTGACCTGTATCATCCAAGACACCTGCCAAGAGCCCAAAGCCCTTTTTCTGTCCTGGAAGGGGCCTGCCATGTCTTCCAACCTGCGTGTCTCCATCAATCCCTCTTCAGAGCTGCCCATTGCCCCGAAGCCTGAGGACCAGGACACCACCCTCAGATGCTACTTAAATCTATCCCTAGATAGCCTGAGCAGCAGGAAAGCGGTCAAGCTGCAACTGGTCT CACCTGCTAGGTTGCTCAACTACTCCTGTTTGCTGAAGAGGACACTAGCATGTAGTTGCTCCTTCCATGGGATCCCCACACCTTTTGTACAGTGGTGGATTGGAGGAACCCCTGTGAGGGTGAATAGCATAGATTCCATCCTGCACATGACCTCCACCACACTGGAACCCTGGACCAACAGCACCATCCACCTCATGTGGGAACCAGAAATCATTAGGAGACTTCGTTGTGAGGGGAAGAACCAATATGGAGTCCATGCTTCCAGAATCTTCCTGATACCAG ATAAAAGCTCCATTGCCGGTGTCTTCCTGAGAGGGCTAATCCAGGGCATTGTGTATGGGACCATAGcatcttctttattcttcttcttccttgttGTACTAAT AATGAAGATGCTTAACTGGTGGGGGGAAATTCAAGCTTGCAAGAACAGAGAGGTCCCAACCCTCAAGAAACCAGTTTCAGGAGGAGCCAAAACAGTTGAAATCTGA